In a single window of the Littorina saxatilis isolate snail1 linkage group LG3, US_GU_Lsax_2.0, whole genome shotgun sequence genome:
- the LOC138962388 gene encoding DNA-directed RNA polymerases I, II, and III subunit RPABC2-like produces the protein MADDEDYGDDFDDGPDDLDDEEPLDEPAGNDGEEKMEVITETQPGLVDPSKRITTKYMTKYERARVLGTRALQIAMCAPVMVELEGETDPLQIAMKELKARKIPFIIRRYLPDGSYEDWALDELLMAE, from the exons ATGGCGGACGATGAGGACTACGGCGATGA CTTTGATGACGGGCCTGACGACCTTGACGATGAGGAGCCCCTTGATGAACCTGCCGGAAATGAT GGCGAAGAGAAGATGGAAGTCATCACAGAAACTCAGCCTGGCTTGGTTGACCCATCAAAGCGCATCACTACCAagtacatgacaaaatatgaaAGGGCAAGAGTATTGGGAACAAGGGCTCTTCAAATCGC CATGTGCGCTCCAGTCATGGTAGAGCTTGAAGGAGAGACGGACCCTCTACAGATTGCCATGAAAGAACTGAA AGCCAGGAAAATACCATTTATCATCCGCCGGTACTTACCAGATGGCAGCTACGAGGATTGGGCGTTAGATGAACTTCTCATGGCAGAATAA
- the LOC138962384 gene encoding cullin-5-like, with amino-acid sequence MAMLGQQGQCKFEDKWPSMQPTVLKLLRQEPVTRDQWQDLFWAVHSVCMWDEKDGPPKIYDALQRDILEFIKQAQSRVLTHKDESALLRAYIAEWGKFFTQCNYLPKPFNQLEANLLGKLHSSMPKKTQSGEESLVRKLMLDSWNQSIFSNIKQRLQSSAMKLVRDERYGDTFETQLVIGVRESYVNLSSDTEDKLKIYRENFEKAYLQAAEEFYKQNAHEYLTNNGVQNYMKYADQKLKEEESRAKRYLETGYGCQSVAALTETCVRVLVTDFKEAILHECAPMIKNKETEKLRLMFSLMDRTVDGISPMLADLEAHIVHQGLADMIAAAETITTDSEKYVEQLLDLFNRFSTLVREAFGDDPRFLTSRDKAYKTVVNDTSVFKLEIPIKKQGIGAKTQPESKCPELLANYCDMLLRKTPLSKKLTSEDVEKKLKDVLLVLKYVQNKDVFMRYHKAHLTRRLILDTSADNEKEENMVEWLREVGMPADFVNKLARMFQDIKVSEDLNSEFKEEHRNNNEGIADAINIKILNAGAWARTSERVSVTLPMELEDYIPQVEEFYRHKHSGRKLQWHHLMSNGIITFCNDMGRYDLEVTTFQMAVLFAWNQRPREKLSYESLRLATELPDAELRRTLLSLLFFPKIKRQVMVADAEVKGPKDIHDGTMFWVNQEFSLIKNGKVQKRGKLNLIGRLQLSTEKSKEEDNEGIMQLRILRVQEAIVKIMKMRKKITNAALQTELVEILKNMFLPSKKLIKEQIEWLIEHKYMRRDEDNINLFIYMA; translated from the exons ATGGCGATGCTCGGG CAACAAGGGCAGTGCAAGTTTGAGGACAAATGGCCTTCAATGCAGCCTACTGTGCTCAAACTCCTGCGACAAGAGCCAGTTACACGGGATCAGTGGCAAGATCTTTTCTG GGCTGTGCATTCAGTGTGCATGTGGGATGAGAAGGATGGTCCTCCCAAGATTTATGATGCCTTGCAGAGAGATATCCTGGAGTTCATCAAACAAGCCCAGAGT AGAGTCTTGACACACAAGGATGAGTCTGCGTTGCTGAGAGCCTACATTGCTGAGTGGGGCAAGTTCTTCACCCAGTGCAACTACTTGCCCAAGCCCTTCAACCAGCTGGAGGCCAACCTTCTGGGCAAGCTGCACTCCAGCATGCCCAAAAAGACACAGTCAGGAGAGGAGAGTCTAGTCAGGAAG TTGATGCTGGATAGCTGGAACCAGAGCATCTTCAGTAACATCAAACAACGCTTGCAAAGCAGTGCCATGAAGCTGGTTCGAGATGAGCGCTATGGAGACACGTTTGAAACACAGCTTGTCATTGGAGTCAGGGAATCCTACG TCAACCTGAGCTCAGACACAGAAGACAAACTGAAGATTTACCGTGAGAACTTTGAGAAGGCATACTTGCAAGCAGCTGAAGAGTTTTATAAGCAGAATGCCCATGAGTACTTGACGAACAACGGCGTGCAGAACTACATGAAGTATGCCGACCAGAAGCTGAAGGAAGAGGAGAGTAGAGCAAAGCGATACCTAGAGACAGGCTATGGATGCCAGTCTGTTGCCGCT TTGACAGAAACATGTGTACGTGTGCTGGTCACAGACTTCAAGGAGGCCATTTTGCACGAGTGTGCTCCCATGATCaagaacaaagagacagaaa AGCTTAGGCTGATGTTTAGTCTGATGGACCGAACGGTGGACGGTATCAGCCCCATGCTGGCCGATCTGGAGGCGCACATAGTCCATCAGGGTTTGGCCGACATGATTGCCGCCGCAGAGACTATCACCACC gattcagaaaaatatgtggagcAGCTTTTAGACCTCTTCAATCGTTTTAGTACATTAGTAAGAGAGGCCTTTGGTGATGATCCCAGATTCCTCACATCTCGAGACAAG GCCTACAAAACAGTTGTGAACGACACATCAGTATTTAAATTGGAAATTCCAATTAAAAAACAAGG AATTGGGGCGAAGACCCAACCTGAGTCCAAGTGTCCAGAACTGCTAGCAAACTACTGTGATATGCTGCTGAGAAAGACTCCTCTCAGTAAAAAGCTCACTTCGGAAGATGTGGAGAAGAAACTCAAAGATGTT CTACTGGTGCTGAAGTATGTACAGAACAAAGATGTGTTTATGCGATACCACAAAGCCCACCTGACACGGCGACTCATCCTTGACACATCCGCCGACAATGAGAAGGAAGAGAACATGGTGGAATGGCTCAGG GAGGTTGGCATGCCAGCTGATTTTGTCAACAAGCTTGCCCGCATGTTCCAAGACATCAAAGTCAGCGAAGATCTGAACAGTGAATTCAAGGAGGAACATCGTAACAACAATGAAGGAATTGCAG ATGCAATCAACATCAAGATTCTGAATGCTGGTGCCTGGGCGCGGACCAGTGAACGCGTGTCAGTGACGCTGCCGATGGAGCTGGAGGACTACATCCCACAGGTGGAGGAGTTCTACAGGCATAAACACTCAGGGCGCAAACTGCAGTGGCATCATCTCATGTCCAACGGCATT ATCACGTTCTGCAATGACATGGGGCGGTATGACTTGGAGGTGACAACGTTTCAAATGGCAGTGTTGTTCGCCTGGAATCAACGGCCTCGAGAAAAGCTGTCATATGAAAGTCTACGTCTGGCAACTGAGCTTCCTGATGCTGAGCTGAGGAGGACACTGCTG TCTCTACTCTTCTTCCCCAAAATCAAAAGACAAGTAATGGTAGCGGATGCAGAGGTGAAGGGTCCCAAAGATATCCACGATGGAACCATGTTCTGGGTCAACCAGGAGTTTTCCCTCAT CAAAAACGGCAAGGTGCAGAAGCGAGGCAAGTTGAACCTGATTGGGCGATTGCAGTTGTCGACAGAGAAGAGCAAGGAAGAGGACAATGAGGGAATCATGCAGCTTCGTATCTTGCGAGTCCAG GAGGCTATAGTGAAGATCATGAAGATGCGCAAGAAGATCACCAACGCAGCGCTGCAGACGGAGCTGGTGGAGATCCTGAAGAACATGTTCCTGCCCTCCAAGAAGCTGATCAAGGAGCAGATCGAGTGGTTGATAGAACACAAGTACATGCGGCGTGACGAGGACAACATCAACCTCTTCATCTACATGGCTTAA
- the LOC138962387 gene encoding prefoldin subunit 3-like, whose product MATEVVENSSGIPQTKFLEEVDEFMKKPENDSAEQVLRRFDELHSKYKFMEYNLNAKKTRLKGQIPDIRTSLDIVKHLQSKKESPAPLESRFLLSDHLFAKAKIPPTDKVCLWLGANVMLEYTLDDAQDLLQKNLNAAITTLAQVEEDLGFLRDQMTTLEVNMARVYNFDVKRRQAEKAIKS is encoded by the exons ATGGCGACCGAGGTGGTGGAGAACAGCTCTGGCATTCCTCAAACAAAATTTCTT GAGGAAGTCGATGAGTTCATGAAAAAGCCTGAAAATGACTCAGCAGAGCAAGTTTTACGGCGGTTTGATGAACTGCACAGCAAATACAAGTTTATGGAATACAACCTAAATGCAAAGAAGACAAG GTTAAAGGGTCAGATTCCAGATATTCGTACCTCTCTTGATATTGTCAAACATTTGCAGTCCAAGAAG GAATCCCCTGCCCCTCTAGAAAGCAGATTTCTGTTGTCTGACCACCTGTTTGCAAAAGCAAAAATTCCTCCAACAGACAAAGTGTGTCTGTGGCTTGGG GCTAACGTGATGCTGGAGTACACACTAGACGATGCCCAGGACCTCCTGCAGAAGAACCTGAATGCAGCAATCACCACGCTGGCTCAAGTCGAGGAAGACCTTGGGTTCCTAAGGGATCAGATGACAACCTTGGAAGTCA ACATGGCAAGAGTCTACAACTTTGACGTGAAACGGCGGCAAGCTGAGAAGGCTATCAAGTCTTAG